DNA from Fibrobacter sp. UWB15:
ATTGCGGCGGTCAGAGTGGGTTTGCCGTGGTCAACGTGGCCGATGGTGCCGATGTTGCAGTGCGGCTTGCTTCTGTCAAAATGTTCTTTTGCCATTTTTTCCTCTTCTTCAGCAGAAGGTTTATCGCTTCGAATCCTAGGAACGGCGCGGGTTAAACGCATATTCCTGTTATTTCGCAAAGCATAGGAAGCGGTACTTTGCGAATTTTGCCGAACAAATTTAGTAATTTCAAGGAATTTTTCAAGGATTTTTTTTTGCTTTTTCGCCCAAAAACGCGGATTTTGGGGCTTGTAGCGACTATTTTCACTCTTTTTAAAATGTGAACTTAGGACATTTTCCAGATTTCAAAAGTGGCGTTTTTAGCGAAATTTCAAGGGTTTAATAATCAACACCTAA
Protein-coding regions in this window:
- a CDS encoding GTP-binding protein — encoded protein: MAKEHFDRSKPHCNIGTIGHVDHGKPTLTAA